One genomic segment of Kiritimatiella glycovorans includes these proteins:
- a CDS encoding PEP-CTERM sorting domain-containing protein (PEP-CTERM proteins occur, often in large numbers, in the proteomes of bacteria that also encode an exosortase, a predicted intramembrane cysteine proteinase. The presence of a PEP-CTERM domain at a protein's C-terminus predicts cleavage within the sorting domain, followed by covalent anchoring to some some component of the (usually Gram-negative) cell surface. Many PEP-CTERM proteins exhibit an unusual sequence composition that includes large numbers of potential glycosylation sites. Expression of one such protein has been shown restore the ability of a bacterium to form floc, a type of biofilm.), which translates to MKRLSIMMLVLAAAALTVQAAENHWDNDAGDNRWNNPLNWENDTLPLQSNAVIEGGAYVIAADPTNAAPGGINIRNSDMLISSNFAPAGVQDWRDTTIIVTNGAVVNAALGQTRAVTLNGLKNSSATLTITGSGSSWQGGGLGNYPFYAASAANTNNGFTLNVMNGGEYRGKFFMGTDNLGTPEAIDATVHVNVYSNSLAGTGSLGQWDFGVVSGEAKVNLLGGELYFTSSNALNFYSGPTATEGIFFDELGSKIVFGGDATNAVQGWIDDGLFVDNAGSGLTYSYDSISDETTVIPEPATIGLLIMSCAGLAILRRRAS; encoded by the coding sequence ATGAAGAGACTGAGTATTATGATGCTTGTTCTGGCGGCGGCTGCGCTGACGGTTCAGGCTGCGGAGAATCACTGGGACAACGACGCCGGTGATAATCGCTGGAACAACCCGCTGAACTGGGAGAACGACACGTTGCCGCTGCAGAGCAACGCGGTGATTGAGGGCGGGGCGTATGTAATCGCCGCCGACCCTACCAACGCGGCTCCGGGCGGGATCAATATCCGCAACTCGGACATGCTGATCTCGTCGAATTTCGCGCCCGCCGGCGTTCAGGACTGGCGCGATACCACGATCATCGTGACCAACGGCGCGGTGGTTAATGCCGCCTTAGGGCAGACACGGGCGGTGACGCTCAACGGGCTGAAAAATTCTTCGGCTACGCTGACGATCACGGGATCCGGATCGTCTTGGCAGGGAGGCGGCCTGGGGAATTATCCGTTCTATGCCGCATCGGCGGCCAATACCAACAACGGATTCACCCTCAATGTGATGAACGGAGGGGAGTATCGCGGAAAGTTTTTCATGGGCACCGACAATCTCGGGACCCCTGAAGCAATTGACGCGACGGTACATGTGAATGTTTATTCCAACAGTCTGGCGGGCACGGGATCGCTGGGCCAGTGGGATTTCGGCGTCGTCAGCGGAGAGGCCAAGGTCAATCTGCTCGGCGGGGAGCTGTATTTTACTTCGAGCAATGCCCTGAACTTCTATTCCGGACCTACCGCGACGGAAGGCATTTTCTTCGATGAACTGGGATCGAAGATCGTGTTCGGCGGCGATGCCACCAACGCCGTGCAGGGATGGATCGACGACGGTCTGTTCGTCGACAATGCCGGAAGCGGTTTGACGTACAGTTACGACAGCATCAGCGACGAAACGACCGTCATCCCTGAACCGGCCACGATCGGCCTGCTGATCATGTCCTGCGCCGGACTCGCGATTCTGCGCCGCAGAGCGAGTTGA
- a CDS encoding sulfatase, which yields MKRSDFLHMAFGAGALGVLRTNAAEKRPPNIVLILADDLGWADTGCYGNTYHRTPNIDRLAAQGMRFTDAYANAANCAPTRACLLTGRYVPRHGVYTVGPPERFDGHEQFLEYGERKLLACANPEAVPEDAILLPQPLRRAGYATALFGKVHALFRRGHVPHMHRIAAEDVEYIRRKGFDEAVVARSFDHLHASVVTEDGPAHSGELMSEVLSGRAARFIGDHRNRPFFLYLASILPHSPLKAPAERVANYERIPASETHDNPTYAAMVELLDRAVGRVLDALEEHGLAENTLVIFTSDNGGATGVYGKPWTVNGRITSNAPLRGQKGQFYEGGIRVPFIARCPGSIEAGAVCRTPVALTDLYPTFLELAGCGIPGRLDGRSLRPLLESRPERFPERPLFWHFPGYLPLRARPHSVVRRGDYKLIENFEDGSLELYNLREDLSERQNLAPSQPELCAELAALLRDWRRRTGARIPEPNPDFDPADEGVW from the coding sequence GTGAAGCGAAGTGATTTCCTGCACATGGCGTTCGGGGCGGGCGCGCTCGGTGTTCTCCGTACGAACGCGGCAGAGAAACGTCCCCCGAACATCGTCCTGATTCTGGCGGATGACCTGGGGTGGGCGGACACGGGATGCTATGGCAACACCTATCATCGGACGCCGAACATCGACCGTCTCGCGGCGCAGGGAATGCGGTTTACCGACGCCTACGCGAACGCGGCCAACTGCGCCCCGACCCGCGCCTGTCTCCTGACCGGCCGGTACGTCCCGCGCCACGGCGTGTACACGGTCGGTCCGCCGGAGCGGTTTGACGGCCACGAGCAGTTTCTCGAGTACGGCGAGCGTAAGCTGCTCGCCTGCGCGAACCCCGAGGCCGTTCCGGAGGACGCGATCCTGCTGCCGCAGCCGCTGCGGAGGGCGGGTTACGCAACCGCGCTCTTCGGAAAGGTCCACGCCCTCTTCCGCCGCGGACACGTCCCCCACATGCATCGCATCGCCGCGGAAGACGTCGAATACATCCGGCGAAAGGGATTCGATGAGGCCGTCGTCGCACGGTCGTTCGACCACCTGCACGCCTCCGTCGTGACGGAAGACGGCCCGGCCCACTCCGGCGAGCTGATGTCCGAAGTGCTGTCCGGTCGTGCGGCCCGGTTTATCGGCGATCACCGCAACCGGCCGTTCTTCCTCTACCTGGCTTCGATCCTTCCGCACAGCCCGCTCAAGGCGCCGGCGGAGCGGGTGGCGAACTATGAGCGGATTCCGGCTTCGGAGACGCACGACAACCCCACCTATGCGGCGATGGTCGAACTGCTCGACCGCGCGGTCGGCCGGGTCCTCGACGCGCTCGAGGAACACGGTCTGGCGGAGAACACCCTGGTGATCTTCACGTCGGACAACGGCGGAGCGACCGGGGTGTACGGGAAACCGTGGACCGTCAACGGCCGGATCACAAGCAATGCTCCGTTGCGGGGACAGAAGGGACAGTTCTACGAGGGCGGCATCCGCGTGCCGTTCATCGCGCGTTGCCCGGGAAGTATTGAGGCGGGGGCGGTGTGCCGTACACCGGTCGCGCTCACGGATCTCTATCCGACCTTTCTTGAACTGGCGGGATGCGGGATCCCCGGAAGACTGGACGGGCGGAGCCTGCGGCCGCTGCTGGAAAGCCGTCCGGAGCGGTTTCCGGAGCGCCCCCTTTTCTGGCACTTCCCCGGCTACCTGCCTTTGCGGGCGCGGCCGCACAGCGTGGTGCGCCGCGGCGACTACAAGCTGATCGAGAACTTCGAGGACGGATCGCTGGAGCTGTACAACCTGCGTGAGGACCTCTCCGAAAGACAAAACCTCGCGCCGTCGCAGCCCGAGCTGTGCGCGGAACTGGCCGCGCTGTTGCGCGACTGGCGACGTCGCACCGGCGCGCGCATCCCGGAACCGAACCCCGATTTCGATCCCGCTGACGAAGGGGTATGGTAG
- a CDS encoding glycosyl hydrolase family 28-related protein: protein MRTLQPRWFWIFAVFTCAALLARGEGALLLEYNFSDDPTPSKMDAEYIDPDLAATDITEYGDPDASGTSPELANFAGYSLNIKRNALDTHPMNSSDYLTFTVRTADTNRLIDPDHAELRFNQFSDDFSFVIYVDAGEGFREAATLGGASNSSLRDTIRDLDLDAVPASTSLVFRIECAHAAPGSALNTTLQFAHVKLYGELRNAGQRDSARRFPRLTRLADASDRLALRWPGVQGSVYRVESTTHLVGGTWGPEATNLVGAGGFCAVTNTAEGNRRFYRVRKTAAHAPAYAYHDIRDYGAVLNDGLDDSDAVQAAIDAAAASRWNGTVYFPPGVTTITRPLEMRIFVSLLGAGTPGEAGGSVLRAAPSAELTSMLWGRDPAVRFLSIEHLTFDGAGLEIPWIIDFEDAINLRIANVRIENVRGGGIRQLRSDGDPCWVNFYENIEIEIRDHSGTGFIHGDSDSHLADLRISGADVGILEIDGGANLYRNCVVSNCMTGMVLADGADWRHANSVCDSIFRDNVDYGLAVTNAAPAHIVINGNVFRDNGERDIFLQDASCLAIRGNEFQSALPRDAIFMEPGTVDSVALTGNRFARSSQSLEGAKSVRTENVFGLTGSEFEGIERLEIGPPPIVPGDVPCDINVKDAPYLAAGNKSDDDTAALQAALDTAPDGSIVYIPPGRYMITEPLEIRSSITLLGEYAATYIVADAPMDCIIRGAPESGFLEDVLISSLTLSGNNTNVAAAVRLDGLRRSTLDRVDVRYLPGHGIVVPEGCDGNLIRSCNIHSADTQLVVEGAGTTIASVYAGGGMYYDELEGSFCGVRLTGDARFTRIYTSHIDHTRRPGNIAALHFTHPTAFDQSAIIRNSYFDLHDRGLFFDYDEPATANILFKGNIFRAVNDYNYLNGNADGVYLYGSVFLDNHSDAYIRHESGELDYIEVIGNVFREPRSYSLPGSHSIDAANTTQE, encoded by the coding sequence ATGAGGACACTTCAACCCAGATGGTTCTGGATCTTTGCGGTCTTCACGTGCGCAGCACTTCTTGCGCGCGGCGAAGGGGCACTGCTGCTCGAATACAACTTCAGCGACGATCCCACGCCGTCGAAGATGGACGCGGAGTATATCGATCCCGATCTCGCAGCCACAGACATCACCGAATACGGCGACCCGGACGCCAGCGGGACCTCGCCGGAGCTGGCCAATTTCGCGGGCTATTCGCTGAACATCAAGCGCAACGCGCTCGATACGCATCCTATGAATTCCAGCGATTACCTGACGTTCACGGTCCGCACGGCCGACACGAACCGGCTGATAGATCCCGATCACGCCGAGCTGCGGTTCAACCAGTTCAGTGACGACTTCTCGTTCGTGATCTACGTCGATGCCGGCGAAGGTTTCCGGGAGGCGGCCACTCTGGGCGGAGCGAGCAACAGCTCTCTGCGGGACACGATCCGGGATCTCGACCTGGATGCGGTACCGGCCTCCACCTCGCTGGTCTTCCGGATCGAGTGCGCCCATGCCGCACCCGGTTCCGCCCTCAACACCACCCTTCAGTTCGCTCACGTCAAGCTGTACGGCGAACTCAGGAATGCGGGGCAGCGGGATTCCGCGCGGCGTTTCCCCCGACTGACGAGACTCGCCGATGCGTCGGACCGGCTCGCCCTCCGGTGGCCCGGCGTGCAGGGATCCGTGTACAGGGTCGAGTCCACGACCCACCTCGTCGGAGGCACCTGGGGCCCCGAAGCCACGAACCTTGTCGGCGCGGGGGGATTCTGCGCGGTCACAAACACAGCGGAGGGCAATCGACGTTTCTACCGCGTCCGAAAGACGGCAGCCCATGCCCCGGCTTATGCGTACCACGACATCCGCGACTACGGGGCGGTTCTCAACGACGGGCTCGACGACTCGGACGCGGTTCAGGCCGCGATCGATGCCGCCGCCGCCAGCCGCTGGAACGGGACGGTCTATTTTCCGCCCGGTGTCACGACGATCACCCGGCCGCTGGAGATGCGGATCTTCGTCAGCCTGCTCGGCGCCGGCACGCCCGGCGAAGCGGGAGGCTCTGTCCTGCGTGCCGCGCCGTCGGCCGAACTCACCTCCATGCTTTGGGGCCGCGACCCGGCGGTGCGGTTCCTGAGCATTGAGCATCTCACCTTCGACGGCGCCGGGCTGGAGATCCCGTGGATCATCGACTTCGAGGACGCCATCAATCTGCGTATCGCCAATGTACGCATCGAGAACGTCCGCGGCGGCGGGATCCGCCAGCTCCGCTCGGACGGCGATCCCTGCTGGGTGAATTTCTATGAGAACATCGAGATCGAAATCCGGGATCATTCCGGGACCGGTTTTATTCACGGCGACAGCGACAGCCACCTGGCGGATCTCAGGATCAGCGGCGCGGACGTCGGCATCCTCGAGATCGACGGCGGAGCGAATCTCTATCGCAACTGCGTGGTCTCGAACTGCATGACCGGAATGGTCCTTGCCGACGGCGCCGACTGGCGACACGCAAATTCAGTCTGTGACAGCATTTTCCGGGACAACGTCGACTACGGCCTTGCGGTAACCAACGCCGCTCCGGCACACATCGTAATCAACGGGAACGTCTTCCGGGACAACGGCGAACGCGATATCTTTCTGCAGGACGCTTCCTGCCTGGCGATCCGGGGCAACGAGTTCCAATCGGCCCTGCCCCGCGACGCGATTTTCATGGAGCCGGGCACGGTGGACTCGGTCGCCCTCACCGGCAACCGCTTCGCACGCTCCTCGCAATCGCTCGAAGGCGCGAAAAGCGTCCGGACTGAGAACGTCTTCGGTCTCACCGGAAGTGAATTCGAAGGCATTGAGCGACTTGAAATCGGTCCGCCGCCGATCGTGCCGGGAGACGTCCCGTGCGATATCAACGTGAAGGACGCACCCTACCTCGCCGCCGGGAACAAGAGCGATGACGACACCGCCGCGCTGCAGGCGGCGCTGGACACCGCGCCGGACGGGTCGATCGTCTATATCCCGCCCGGGCGCTACATGATCACCGAACCGCTTGAAATCAGGTCCTCCATCACCCTGCTCGGAGAGTACGCTGCCACATACATCGTGGCCGACGCCCCCATGGACTGCATAATCCGCGGCGCCCCGGAGTCCGGCTTTCTGGAGGATGTCCTGATCAGCTCGCTGACCCTTTCGGGCAACAATACCAACGTGGCCGCGGCCGTCCGGCTGGATGGACTGCGGCGCAGCACGCTGGATCGCGTCGACGTACGTTACCTGCCCGGACACGGCATCGTGGTTCCGGAGGGCTGCGACGGGAATCTGATCCGTTCCTGCAATATCCACAGCGCCGACACGCAGCTCGTCGTTGAGGGCGCGGGCACCACGATCGCCTCGGTCTACGCCGGCGGCGGGATGTACTACGACGAGCTGGAAGGTTCCTTCTGCGGGGTGCGGCTCACGGGTGATGCGCGATTCACGCGGATCTACACCTCGCACATCGACCACACCCGCAGGCCGGGCAATATCGCGGCGCTGCACTTCACTCATCCGACCGCCTTCGACCAGAGCGCCATCATCCGCAACAGCTACTTCGACCTTCACGACCGGGGACTGTTTTTCGATTACGACGAGCCTGCGACGGCCAACATCCTTTTTAAAGGCAACATATTCCGCGCGGTGAACGACTACAACTACCTGAACGGGAACGCAGACGGCGTGTACCTGTACGGCAGCGTGTTTCTCGATAATCACTCCGACGCGTACATCCGGCACGAGTCCGGCGAGCTGGATTATATCGAAGTCATCGGGAACGTCTTCCGCGAACCGCGGTCGTACAGCCTCCCCGGCTCGCATTCAATCGACGCGGCAAACACGACGCAGGAATAG